CACattgttttgtaaataaacaaaatatcaaatCAATACAATTTGtatcaaataaaataattatttttacctGAATCatataattgaaaattaaaaCTGGCATCAATAGCTACTGATATTGGTCCCTTTGCAACAACGGCATTTTTGAGATCCTCTTCATCATTCTCCTTAATATAAGTAAAGTTAGTAATCTTTGCAGCTACTTTGGAGCTATCAAATCTGCATTTATCATCAATGCCTTCATAAGGATAATCATTTTCAGACATTATTCCTCCAGCTGTTTCAATGTATTCTAATGCCTTGTCCATGTACCCACCTGAACATCCATAGCAGCTATCTTTTGCGCAATCTACAAGATTTTGTTCACTTAAAGAGACCAGTTTTCCTGTTTTAAGAAAATAAGCTCCTTCTACTGTTCCAGtctacaaaagaagaaataacgtaagtattacaattttatatttatcaaagAAAATATGCaatctttttttaaaaagttgtgTAAAACATTAGTTGAGCATCTATTAGTTGAGCATTATTCGAGCATATAGATGAGCATCAAGTAATAAATAACTACGTAGATATCACTACTATTTCAAGAACAGGGTCAACCAAATTAAAGTCTGTAGAGAGAAAACTTATAAAACGATGGTTTCGTTTCGTTTTAACTCAGAAGTGTtcatgtagccccactgaagCCGTCTGGAGAGACAGAAACGTGCGCATGGGGATGGTGCATCACCTCTGAACCGAATTGATATatgttgttttttaatattattcatttactcatattttgagtacacgCAATcaattttcgttggaatttttcctagacTAATACACGCAGTGTGACGGCATATCGTAGAGTCCCTTTCATCTTCTTTGTTCGTCGTCTCCcccccctctctctctctctcataaAAACGACCTTGAAATTGGCAAAATAAAAGACTTTACGAATAATCCAAGAACACTGCTTAGGTTgccgaaaaatattaaaaattattaactGAATAATTGAAAAAGCAGTTATTATTGTAATTAGAAAACAcatattaatttattactaatatcCAGGTTTAACCCATAAAATTCTCACTTCTTTAACAGGAAAGTTCGCCCCATCCAGATATAATATGGAATAGGCCTGCataccgcgtaccaaaaaaaaatttttacaattgaTACAGTTGCTTAAAactcgggaaggtcatgcactgatgCTATATtgataatgaggcaagttcaagagatatcgttggaatacaacaaaccggcatatttatgtttcgtggaccttaaaaaagcatttgacagggtcatattaaaggacgttatccacttgttatactcgagaaaggtacctctgggaataattagaacgatagaaaacatctaccagaacaacacaataaaagtaaaagtggaagatgaactaactgacccaattggaGCCGGCAATGTTATAAGACAGGGGGATTGCTTGAGTCCTTTATTgctcaacctgatcatggacgaaataataaaaaaagtaagaactaaaaaaggttACCACataggagaaaaacaacttaaaataaaatgctatgcggacgatgcaatactaatctctcaaagtgaagatgatttgcaacgtatgctgcaccaattcaacataatcgccagaaaatttaagatgttaatttcctcaaaaaagacaaaattcatggttataacagcagatccaataagatgtaaattggagctgaaaggtcagataatagaacaagagatggagtttaaatattacctaggcatcacactatctagctacggaaggctcgaaacagaagtgtaagatcaagtgaataaagcaaacagagccgcaggttgcctgaatgacacaatatggggaaataaaaatatcggaaaagaaataaaaggcagaatttacaaaacagtcatcagaccaataatgacaaaaatgaccaatgagaggacaaaaagattgctcgaaacagcggagatgaaaacccttcgaaaaatcgatggtaagactctatgggacagagctagaagtacagatatacgacggaaatgccaggtggataacattaataactgggtaagaaagagaagaatagaatggaatgacgacataagccgaatgacaacaggtagggtagtcaggacagcgagagacggttccccaataggaagaagatcagtgggaagaccacgaaaacgatggaacgacaacttactagaggcacattgaaaaaacagatagagtcatgtctataaaaaagaagaagaagaacttaaaACTCTGTCTGAGAGAGgaggattaaaaataaacttaacTGGGAAACTGAGAAATCTAAACTAAACTAAACTGAGAAAATTAAACTTATGACAAATCTCGTAATGAGTGAAAACATAACTACTGACAGTAATACCATAAAACAAACAAACACTTAAAAATATCTGGGACACGAGATCAAAATAAGCAGAGACAATCAGACACATGAAATAAAGAGGAGAATAGCCTAACCTGGGCAGCATTTGGTAAACTAAGCCATTTTCTAAAAAGTTCAATTCCCAAGTGTCTCAAGTTAAAGGTTTATAAGCAATGTGCTTTGCCTGAATAAATTTATGGTGCAGAGACTTTAACACTGACGCGAAAATCTTCAAATAAACTCAGAGTTAAACAACGAGATATAGAACGTGCAATTCTGAACTAAAACTTTCGAGatcacataacaaaccaacaaatcagtcAACGATCAGGAGTTCAAGACATCGAAAAAGCTACAACGCTTATGTGAAACTGGACAGgacacttagctagaacacaagatggatGGTGGACAAGACGAATCGTGatgaccaccgactagatggaccgacgatataAAAAGAGTAGCAGCAAACTCGCTACAAGCGGCCGAGTGTAGAGAACATTGGAAAGAACTGATGGAAGCCTATGTCCAacagtggacgcgattggctgattgatgatgaaaGCTCCGGTATACAGTATCTGTAACATAATATATGTAAAattaaaacgggataatacccgaaggttggctgtacaCCATCTAGTTAAAtcaaattaacatgaagtaaaactccctagtgtagttggtatatttaacaaaaattctagaaaattttaaaaatacaaacggattacgttcataaTGTTTTCGAACTTATcaatccatcatcagtgaactctctgtctttgctaaatagccacaatgccaaaactggttaagatgtatgttctaactacatagtgatatttgtaaaataatttggcttacattgaATGCCAACGGACTACTACtagcaacatgatgctctactctattaattaagagatttttttcattaaatgattaggtctacattgaactacgttctGTCACTACGTtctgaactacgtttagtctgtcattGACAggctaaacgtagttcaatgtggACCTAAtcatttaataaaaacaaaatctcttaattaatggagtagagcatcatgttgctaGTAGTAATCCGTTGGCATtcaatgtaagccaaattattttacaaatttcactatgtagttagaacatatatcttaaccagtgtttggcattgtggctatttagcaaggacagagagttcactgatgatagactgataagtccgaaaacgttataaacgtaatccgtttggatttttaaaaacttttagaaattttagtaaatataccaaCTATACTAGGGAGTtctacttcatgttaattttatataatatttgtaTCTTAATCTCCAATAAAATGTgctaatataatatacaatagACGCTACCTACCGTACTAAAACTCCAACAAGATCCACAAGATCCTTGATCCTTGACCTCAGTTACTGCTCCTTTTTCTCTCCAATCAAACTTGGATGGAAGATCTTTTACTGGAGCAAGTGAGTGAATAACACGAGTTCTAGTCGATTTGTTACTTTTGGAAAGTCCTAACATATCGAAAAATTCTTTTTCAGTCAAATCTGCAAATTTGGTTACACCCAACTTAAAAGTAGACAGTCCCTTATCAAATTGGTCATTGTGATTTGCGATTTTCCTTAGATTATCTTGAAAAATTGTAAATCGCTTTTGTTCTTCAATGTAATTTCTATAACTTTTGTTATGTCTAATCTAAATAGTTATAAAATAATAGTTAGTAAAATAGAAAAATACAGTATATCAGAATTTAGGCcgaattaaatttaataatattcaatatttttcttacCTTAAACTTCACCCATTCTTCTTTGTCTGTTAATGCCTGAACTGCAGCAgtaaccaaaaaaattaaaacaaaaacctTCATGTcgaaaaaaaagtatatttacaAAGTTTtgatgaaaaaattgtttaagtgTAGCACTTCTAATAGTCAGTGGAATTTTTCGAATACACAACGAAACACTTTATGTTTTCCAAATAACCGAAACGGTCTTTTATATTCCATTCATCTTACGAAATAAATGCaatatttagataattttcttaattttaagAATTTGCAAAATGTATACAGTTTGTTTGTTGATTTCCTTGATTAGATATTAAAAgataaatgcaaaaaatatgttgttttatatttcCGTTTTTAATTAAACGTGTTTGGAAGCTATTTTTTATTGTGACGTATATAGTTAGGTACTTAATTTTTCCCTACGGCGCGGCGTTACAAGctaatattattatttgttcatCAGTTTCGCTCGTTATTAAACTTACTTtcaccccctccgtggctcagtggtaagagcgcctgcctttggatcgaaaaaatccgaaaggttgtgggttcgaatcttaccagggtcagaaatttttcatttattataaattaataaatgcatatagtttctgtccttgtgggatcggtactcaccggagggaccgcagacgttcggatagaattagcgtctctttgcaaagacaatgacgtcgactttgcaaagtaacaagacacttactcaacacacacactacacatgacacaaggtacctaactgttcaaaattaccgtacctaccatgccaatggccattagttgtcgaggcattagctaaattaaaaaaaaatttctttcatttttactgttttactttatcgtactacatacgtagtatgagtataatagataaagttataggatagtacaaaaaaatttttcagatttcactttttttcgacgttttgagtccccctgagtctaaaaagcaaataaaaaaaacatgtccgaagtatgtacgtacatacgtatgtcgccaccgcccaacaaaaactactggaccgatttcaatgaaattcggtatgagtaagtttaacccgccagtggtcgctatatgagattttctctcacggtttcagaaaattgcacagaattttttttctgggaaattatacgctctgcagttccttctagtctcctaactatcctccctcgacaatttAATAGACTCCTTAgattattcttttttattttattatattattatccatattatattatattattttttttttattattagttaataaaaaaagtttaaaagctgttttaaaaattttattttgtaaaaaaggcaaaatttggatatgtgagagaaaatctcacgcgcgccCACTCGCGTAaaaatctacctagcgaccaatgccgggttaagagaattttgtcgagaaactaagcttttgaaaaaaaacCTCTTAAAGGGGGGCGAAATAGGGGGTTATTTGGGGctcatttttgcaaattttgaccgaaacgaatgaaatttaacttaacgttatctcatcgataggtaaatagaaatacggaatttgacatttccaaatccaaaatggcggccagcatggctgACCGcacacccgacacatttccctaccaatctaaaaacttctttaagataaatttaatttgaaaaaatatttatatagcgtaaagatggggctataacaagaatattctCGTTTTCCAGAAAAAATGATGGGTTGCCTACATTTAAGGAGTCAAactttgacataaatttgaactagattttcttaaaaatagctaaaaggaatttgtttattttttgatacacttttgatatcctatcgttaaattgaataacattagtcagatttcttaactcctcataggaggggagttatgaattttttataaaaaagtattcGAGTGTCCTtaacttcctctgtaatagaaactaaaatttgaaatttggcagacatatatagtactgTATTacctattatcacaataaattttacccgcaatatggcttccggttaaaccgaaaatgaaaaaaaaatcctaattttttagatacgccctatatatttttacatattttgaaagaatgcaaaataacctttccaatgacataaaactcgttgctgaaactcaaaaactcgaaaacgtcgaaaaaacagaaaatagaaattttgctagaatcttgtgtgtgtcctctctcacgcgatcatagcagagcattattatagggcagttaatgagggtatttggctccgaattccatcctactacatcgatgtacttgatattttcacagtaagtagggaatagctcaagaaacaaaatctaccctatatactatggagcttttatcttggggcaatacCCACCCCTTCAAgagggtggaaaatttgttggtcaaaataagcatggaagtggctagagaacctatttttaagcaaaaactgatctatacttttttttgaggactcaatactttttgagttatgcgtagttgaaaattggccattttcatttaaaaatgacacgttttcggacggttttttgtgaattccttaaaaactattcatcaaactaaaaacactatataaaatttttttagattataaataacaaagagattcgttccttcgtaaattttctatttacatataatacaaaaagagatatggtaggtaaaaagagtttgttttttggtgcatgctcaaagtgctcatgcttttgtagtgtttgaaaaggcctttaaaacgagcacagTTAAATATCGGTTACATTCacactaagcgagatatggtacAAAAAATTATATGAATAATgttttttaaggaaaaatgagaagtacatacatttaacccctcatccaccagaatttaaatgcattgtttttcttttgcaatacctcttaatatagtgttatttctactttcacaaagttggacgggtttaaaattaaaggtttttgaaaaaaataagaccaaattatagagcgcatttttaaattttcttaaaatttttccttttgctccatgcaattcgaaaataaaaatgttctatccccgagaagtggtgggaaccatccccatgataaaagcgccatagtgtataatatataggatagactttgaattaggagattgggctactcccaaaatgtCATTAAAATCCGTGCattaaaatgcaaatattgtaaactattaatttctcagaaaaatgaactaattttaaatgaaagtatgactaatattctattgatttatgcaataatctatagtgtgtccccgaaaaatggcatcgaacattttctcaaattcaggaattaattcctgcatttacataataataattaattaaaatattttcaagtatacaaggtgtttctaacatatcaaaataacgagtaactttgttatttttatagaatgccagtatctagtacgataacgataatagatcggtacgataaagttctcgggcggcccttcggtccagcattttttttattattttgctaGCCATGTTAATGACTAGCTTAAATATTAACTAGctctatttatttttcaaatctttaaagttcatattatttttagcATAGAAATGCCATCGCAAAGTCGTAGTCACATATACATTAATGGTGtatattcttttttattcttcaatGCACTCATCTTTATGTACGCTTTCCAGTTTTCCAAAATctattgaaaaataaaactttttacaaaGTGGCATTATAAAATCGTTTGCAAGGCATGGTGAAGGGGTATAGAAACAACCGAAGAGAATTCCATTTTCGCTAGGAATAGATTTCATAGAGGCAGAGGTTGCGAATGTTTATTGCCCTCGGCGACGTAGAATATTGTCATCACGTATTCAATAAAGATCCTCACAGCACCAACCAAAGCAAACAGTGTCTACCGCGAAGACGACGGATATCGCTTATTTCCGTGAGAAGCAAATCTCGTTATCAACGATATACAGGGATCACCAGTAGTTTGGGCGTGATATAAGTTAGGGAGCGACGGTAGAATGCCAAAAAAGTCGATTAGTTACTTACgataaattaatataattatttaaataaattaaacatagaAAATGGAAACTTATCTCCCCATAAAATGACACAATATCAAACATTCTAGTTCATTTCAGAACCTCACTATTCTTTTTTATATACAGTGTGAAAGCCCTTAAAGGCCTATTGCCTGGAATGTCTAAAACTGTTTTTCTCAATTTATCTCTGTTCATGGCCGCCGCTCTCCAAATTGTTATCCCCATTGTTTCAATGTCTTCCTTACACACTTCTAGCCACCTTTtccgtggtcgtcctcttcttTTTTTCCCTCTCAGCAGTGAATCCGTTGCCCATCTTTCGTCAGCCATTCTCGCAAGATGACCTAACCATATAAGTCTATTTGTTCTGACGATCTGGACAATTTCTGGTTTCCGGTACAGCTCTGATTTTTGCATTTGTTGGTCTCCTCCAAACGTCTTCATAGTCTTTTACTCTCCTGAATATCTTCGTTAGAACAGTCCGCTCCCAGATCTTCAGCATATTTTCGTGATTTTTGTTGATATCCATTGTTTCGCTTTCGTAAAGGACTTTGGGGTAGATCACTGGAGTGGATCAATTTTGCCTATCTGGAGATGTTTTTCGCTTTTAGAAGTTTGTGTAGAGCTCCGACAGTATATCTTCCCCTCTAAATTCGCTTCTCAATTTCTTGGCTTTCTTCACCTTTACTTGTTAGATTTACTCCTTGGTACTCAAATTTCATCACTTTTTGAAACGATACTCTTTACTCTCGTTGTTTTTTGGTAGGCTTCGGTTGTAAGTCTTTATATGTGGTCTATTATccatttccatatactttgttttttgacCATTAATAATCAGTCCACACTACTTAGCCCTCACCTCAGAGTTTAAAAATCCTCAACTGGTCCCTTTCAGTTTtttctattaacactacatcTTTCGGAAAGAATAGAACCTGGCTTCTGTTGTCATAAATCATACCATTCTTTCGTACTCCACTCTCTCTCAATACTGCCTTCATGAAAAAACTAAAGAGTACTGTGGACAGCGTATCTCCCTGCTTGAATCCTTTTAAAATTTTCCTGTTAGGCTTCCTTCTATCCTTACTCTATTGTTGGTCTTCATTAAGCTCATTTTTACTAGTCTTTAAGTGTCTTTACCGGAATTCTAAATACTCTTAAGACCTGGTACATACGTCCCTTTATCACAGAATAGCAAGCtgatttgaaatctataaagaggaAGTGTACGTTAGTTTCTCGTACGTACTGCTCTAAacaattataaatataaatagaaaaagactgttATATAAATATGAATTATAAATATGAATATTTGACCTATGGTGGATCTGCCCCTTTTGAATTCTACCTGGTATTCACCATCCTCCTCGTTTAAGTAAGTTTTCAATCTGCTTCTGATGACTCTGACGAGTACCTTATATGTTACATCTAGAAGAGTGATACCCCTGTAGTTTTCGCACACTGATCTATCTCCATTGTTATGAACGGAGACTATTGCCTCTTTCCATACTTCCGGCATTTCCTCTCGCTCCCAGATTTTCGCCAGCAGGCTACATTATATTTGCGTTATAAGTTCTTCTTCCCCATGCTAAATTATTTCTGCAGTAATACTGTTGCTGCTCAAACTTTTATCGTTTTTCATGCTATATATGATTTCCTGGTAGCTCCTGGCTTCTGGCTCCTGGTGGCTCCTGGTGGAAGTTTCTTACATTTTTACTCAGAGCACCAACCAAACCAAACAGTGTCTACCGCGAAGACGACGGATATCGCTTATTTCCGTGAGAAGCAAATCTCGTTATCAACGATATACAGTGATTACCAGTAGTTTGTGCGTGATATAAGTTAGAGTGAGATGTCGACATAATAATGTCTAAAAAGGCTATAAGTTACTTATGATAAATTagtatattggaaataatatTTTGTGTAgtagttatttaaataaattaaacaaaggAAACGGAATCTTATCTCCTCATAGAAAATGCAATATCAAACATTCTGTTTCATTCCTTAACATTACTATTCCGTTTTCTGTATACAGGTCGATAGGCCTCATAGGCCCAGTGCTTGGAATTTTCCCACTGCTTTCCACCATTTTCGTCTGTTTATAGCAGCAGTTCTTCAATTTGTTATCGGGATTGCTTCAAGGTCTTCCTTATATGCTTCTAGCCATTTTTtccgtggtcgtcctcttttcttctttttccccCCTCTATGCAGCGAGTACTTTACCCACCTTTCGTCAGTCATTCTCGAAAGATGACTTAACTATCTAAGTATATTTGTTCTGACGACGTGGTTCtctgatctctgcatttgttGGTCTTCTCCAAACGTATTCATCGCCTTATACTCCCCCGAATATCTTCCTTTGAACAGTCTGCTACCAGATGTTCAATATGATTTATTGATTTTTGTTCCCAGCCCATGTTTCGATTCCGTAAATGACTGTGGGCTGGATCAACGTTCGGTGTAGTCTCAATTTTGCCTCTCTTAAGATGTTTTGGCCCCTAGTAGTTTGTGTAGGGCTCCTACAGTCTTCCTTCCTCTTTAAATTAGCTTCTCAATTTTTAGGCTTTTTCCCCTTTACTTGTTAGGATTACTCCTAGATACTCAAACTCCTCCGTCTTTTTGAAACAATACTCTTTACTCTCGTTGCTTGTGGAAGTCTGTGTTGTGTGTCTTCATATCTGGTCCGAACCATTTACATATTCTTTGTTTTTTGCTCATGGATAGTCAGTCCGTACTGCTTAGCCTTCGCTCCAAGGAGTTTGAAAATCCTAAGCAGGTCCCTTTCAGATCTTGTCATTAACACTACATCGCCCGCAAAAGCCATCGTTATTCTTTATTGTCATAAATCATTCTCTATTGTCAAAAATCATACTTTTCGTTCGTATTCCACTATCTCTTAATATTGCCGTCAACAACAAACTTAAGAGTACTGTATACAGCGGATCTCCCGGCTTAAATCCCCTTTAACTTCTAATTTTACTGTTAGACTGCCTTCTATCCTTACTCTGTTGTTGGTCTTCATAAAGGTTATTTTTACTAGTCTGATCATATTTACCAAGCCCCAACCAAAGCAAGCAATGTCTACCGCAAAGAGAATGGATATCGCTTTTTCCGTGAGAAGAAAATCTCGTTATCAACGATATACAGGGATAACCAGAAGTTTGGGCGTTATATATGTTAGAGTGCGACgtaagtatgtcaaaaaattcaaaaagttacTTGCGATAAATTCATATATTACAATGAAATATTATTATGTCTAGTAGTTATTTCGCCAATTTTTCGTTTGATATTGCATTTTCTTTAAGGAGATAAGCttttattttctttgtttatttaaataaaaagactTGCCGGCGTGTGATTATCCTCTCTGCCTTCTCTCCTTCTCTGTTCTTCTCTGTAGGTATCTGCGAGGTATCTCATTATGCGTAATAGCTTTTTTTGAATTTGTCGTGGTCATGCTAATCACCAGAGGTACTCCCTGAGTCTTTGTAGTGCTAGTTTTCCGTTGCCTTCTGTATCTTTATGCCGGTTAATGTTGACGGTTGTTACTAGATTCCTCCTCTTTCGAGACCTATTTCCCAATTTAAGGACAAAAACGTGTCCTCAAGCTGGATTAagctaaaaaattgatttttccaCAGAAATGTAAGGCAGATACAAAGGAAGAAAAAAAGGTAACTCTGTAGAGCAAAATAAATCGCAGTTTCTATACAGCAGAATTTTGCTCCGGTTTATTACTGAA
This genomic window from Diabrotica virgifera virgifera chromosome 1, PGI_DIABVI_V3a contains:
- the LOC114333233 gene encoding procathepsin L; its protein translation is MKVFVLIFLVTAAVQALTDKEEWVKFKIRHNKSYRNYIEEQKRFTIFQDNLRKIANHNDQFDKGLSTFKLGVTKFADLTEKEFFDMLGLSKSNKSTRTRVIHSLAPVKDLPSKFDWREKGAVTEVKDQGSCGSCWSFSTTGTVEGAYFLKTGKLVSLSEQNLVDCAKDSCYGCSGGYMDKALEYIETAGGIMSENDYPYEGIDDKCRFDSSKVAAKITNFTYIKENDEEDLKNAVVAKGPISVAIDASFNFQLYDSGILDDSSCYSEFINLNHGVLVVGYGTEKGQDYWIVKNSWGADWGMDGYIWMSRNKNNQCGIATDATYPTI